A region of Gracilinanus agilis isolate LMUSP501 chromosome 3, AgileGrace, whole genome shotgun sequence DNA encodes the following proteins:
- the HMGB4 gene encoding high mobility group protein B4: MGKVHIKPKVNLSSYVHFLLNCRNKHKEQQPNAYINFKEFSKKCSEKWKTISKHEKSKYEAIAKLDKARYQKEMKNYVPPAGMKRKKRRKKDPKAPKRPPSSFILFSRENYTKIKGDNPHWSVIEVAKFLGEMWSKKSEQEKQPYEEKAARLRTKYHQELTAYRVNYGQGCSRKKGPGTSGQYQNRKKSKSDKKCEKYDESDSEGELD, translated from the coding sequence ATGGGCAAGGTTCATATTAAGCCCAAAGTGAATCTGTCTTCATATGTCCACTTTTTATTAAACTGCAGGAACAAGCACAAGGAACAACAGCCAAATGCTTACATCAATTTCAAAGAGTTCTCCAAAAAGTGCTCAGAAAAGTGGAAGACAATCTCTAAGCATGAAAAGTCCAAGTATGAAGCTATAGCCAAACTTGACAAAGCACGCTaccagaaagaaatgaaaaactatGTTCCCCCTGCaggaatgaagaggaagaaaagaaggaagaaggaccCCAAAGCTCCCAAGAGACCACCCTCATCTTTTATACTCTTCAGTAGAGAGAATTATACAAAAATCAAGGGTGACAATCCACACTGGTCTGTGATAGAGGTGGCAAAGTTCCTAGGGGAGATGTGGTCCAAAAAGTCAGAGCAGGAGAAGCAACCTTATGAAGAGAAGGCAGCTAGACTGAGAACCAAGTACCACCAAGAACTCACGGCCTACCGGGTCAATTATGGTCAGGGATGTTCAAGAAAGAAAGGACCAGGGACCTCTGGCCAGTATCAGAACAGAAAGAAATCCAAGTCAGACAAGAAGTGTGAAAAATATGATGAATCTGATTCAGAAGGCGAGCTGGATTAG